The Neofelis nebulosa isolate mNeoNeb1 chromosome 16, mNeoNeb1.pri, whole genome shotgun sequence genome includes a window with the following:
- the MINK1 gene encoding misshapen-like kinase 1 isoform X5: MGDPAPARSLDDIDLSALRDPAGIFELVEVVGNGTYGQVYKGRHVKTGQLAAIKVMDVTEDEEEEIKQEINMLKKYSHHRNIATYYGAFIKKSPPGNDDQLWLVMEFCGAGSVTDLVKNTKGNALKEDCIAYICREILRGLAHLHAHKVIHRDIKGQNVLLTENAEVKLVDFGVSAQLDRTVGRRNTFIGTPYWMAPEVIACDENPDATYDYRSDIWSLGITAIEMAEGAPPLCDMHPMRALFLIPRNPPPRLKSKKWSKKFIDFIDTCLIKTYLSRPPTEQLLKFPFIRDQPTERQVRIQLKDHIDRSRKKRGEKEETEYEYSGSEEEDDSHGEEGEPSSIMNVPGESTLRREFLRLQQENKSNSEALKQQQQQRQQQDPEAHIKHLLHQRQRRIEEQKEERRRVEEQQRREREQRKLQEKEERRLEDMQALRREEERRQAEREQEYKRKQLEEQRQSERLQRQLQQEHAYLKSLQQQQQQQAPPTDRKPLYHYGRGVGPADKPAWAREVEERARMNKQQNSPLAKTKPGGAGPEPPVPQASPGPAGPLSQTPPMQRPVEPQEGPHKSLVAHRVPLKPYAAPVPRSQSLQDQPTRNLAAFPASHEPDPAVPTPAAAPGTRGAVIRQNSDPTSEGPGPSPNPPSWVRPDTETPPKVPQRTSSIATALNTSGAGGTRPAQAVRASNPDLRRSDPGWERSEGALPSHGHLPQAGSLERNRVGASSKLDSSPVLSPGNKAKPDDHRSRPGRPASYKRAIGEDFVLLKERALDEAPRPPKKAMDYSSSSEEVESSEDEEESNGEPSEGSRDTPGARDGDTDSISTMVVHDVEEIAGTQTPYGGGTMVVQRTPEEERSLLHADSNGYTNLPDVVQPSHSPTESGKGQSPPSKEGGSDYQSRGLVKAPGKSSFTMFVDLGIYQPGGSGDTIPITALVGGEGGRLDQLQYDVRKGSVVNVNPTNTRAHSETPEIRKYKKRFNSEILCAALWGVNLLVGTENGLMLLDRSGQGKVYGLIGRRRFQQMDVLEGLNLLITISGKRNKLRVYYLSWLRNKILHNDPEVEKKQGWTTVGDMEGCGHYRVVKYERIKFLVIALKSSVEVYAWAPKPYHKFMAFKSFADLPHRPLLVDLTVEEGQRLKVIYGSSAGFHAVDVDSGNSYDIYIPVHIQSQITPHAIIFLPNTDGMEMLLCYEDEGVYVNTYGRIIKDVVLQWGEMPTSVAYICSNQIMGWGEKAIEIRSVETGHLDGVFMHKRAQRLKFLCERNDKVFFASVRSGGSSQVYFMTLNRNCIMNW; the protein is encoded by the exons GACCCCGCTGGAATCTTTGAACTGGTGGAGGTTGTGGGCAATGGAACTTACGGGCAGGTGTACAAG GGTCGGCACGTCAAGACTGGGCAGCTGGCTGCCATCAAGGTCATGGACGTCACGGAG gacgaggaggaggagatcAAGCAGGAGATCAACATGCTAAAGAAGTACTCTCACCACCGCAACATCGCCACCTACTACGGGGCCTTCATAAAGAAGAGCCCCCCCGGAAACGACGACCAGCTCTGG CTGGTGATGGAGTTCTGCGGCGCTGGCTCCGTGACAGACCTGGTGAAGAACACAAAAGGGAACGCCCTGAAGGAGGACTGTATCGCCTACATCTGCAGGGAGATCCTCCGG GGCCTAGCCCATCTCCACGCCCACAAGGTGATCCATCGAGACATCAAGGGGCAGAACGTGCTGCTGACAGAGAACGCCGAGGTCAAGCTGG TGGATTTTGGCGTGAGTGCTCAGCTGGACCGTACTGTGGGCAGGCGGAACACTTTCATCGGAACCCCCTACTGGATGGCCCCGGAGGTCATCGCCTGTGACGAGAACCCTGATGCCACCTACGATTACAGG AGTGACATCTGGTCTCTAGGAATCACAGCCATCGAGATGGCAGAGGGAGCCCCCC CTCTGTGTGACATGCACCCCATGCGAGCCCTCTTCCTCATCCCACGGAACCCACCCCCCAGACTCAAGTCCAAGAAATG GTCTAAGAAGTTCATCGACTTCATCGACACGTGTCTCATCAAAACCTACCTGAGCCGCCCACCCACGGAACAGCTGCTCAAGTTCCCCTTCATCCGTGACCAGCCCACGGAGCGCCAGGTCCGCATCCAGCTCAAGGACCACATCGACCGCTCCCGCAAGAAGCGAGGCGAGAAGG AGGAGACGGAGTATGAGTACAGTGGCAGCGAGGAGGAAGACGACAGCCATGGAGAGGAGGGGGAGCCGAG ctccaTCATGAACGTGCCCGGGGAGTCCACCCTGCGCCGGGAGTTTCTCCGGCTCCAGCAGGAGAATAAGAGCAACTCGGAGGCtctgaagcagcagcagcagcagcggcagcagcaggacCCCGAGGCGCACATCAAGCATCTCCTGCACCAGCGCCAGCGGCGCAtcgaggagcagaaggaggagcgGCGGCGCGTGGAGGAG CAACAGCGGCGGGAGCGGGAGCAGCGGAAGCTGCAGGAGAAGGAGGAGCGGCGGCTGGAGGACATGCAGGCGCTGCGGCGGGAGGAGGAGCGGCGGCAGGCGGAGCGCGAGCAG GAGTACAAGCGGAAGCAGCTGGAGGAGCAGCGGCAGTCCGAGCGCCTGCAGAGGCAGCTGCAGCAGGAGCACGCCTACCTCAAGtccctgcagcagcagcagcagcagcaggcccCGCCCACAGACCGGAAGCCGCTGTATCACTACGGCCGGGGCGTCGGTCCCGCGGACAAGCCCGCCTGGGCGCGCGAG GTGGAAGAGAGAGCGAGGATGAACAAACAGCAGAACTCTCCCCTGGCCAAAACCAAGCCCGGCGGCGCAGGGCCTGAGCCCCCCGTCCCCCAGGCCTCCCCCGGGCCCGCGGGCCCCCTTTCCCAAACTCCTCCTATGCAGAGGCCGGTGGAGCCCCAGGAGGGACCGCACAAG AGCCTGGTGGCACACCGGGTCCCACTGAAGCCATATGCAGCGCCCGTACCCCGATCCCAGTCCCTGCAGGACCAGCCCACCCGAAACCTGGCTGCCTTCCCGGCCTCCCACGAGCCCGACCCTGCCGTCCCCACACCCGCTGCCGCGCCCGGCACCCGAGGAGCGGTCATCCGCCAGAATTCAGATCCCACCTCGGAAGGGCCTGGCCCCAGCCCGAACCCCCCATCCTGGGTCCGGCCGGACACTGAGACCCCACCCAAG GTGCCTCAGAGGACCTCGTCCATCGCCACTGCCCTTAACACCAGTGGGGCCGGAGGGACCCGGCCGGCTCAGGCCGTCCGTGCCAG TAACCCCGACCTCAGGAGGAGCGACCCTGGCTGGGAACGCTCGGAAGGTGCCCTCCCCTCGCACGGGCACCTGCCCCAGGCCGGCTCGCTGGAGCGGAACCGCGTGGGAG CCTCCTCCAAGCTGGATAGCTCCCCAGTGCTCTCCCCTGGGAACAAAGCCAAGCCTGATGACCACCGCTCCCGGCCGGGCCGGCCCGCA AGCTATAAGCGTGCCATCGGCGAG GACTTCGTGCTCCTGAAGGAGCGGGCCCTGGACGAGGCCCCGCGGCCTCCCAAGAAGGCCATGGACTACTCGTCTTCCAGCGAGGAGGTGGAGAGCAGCGAGGACGAGGAAGAAAGCAATGGCGAGCCATCAGAGGGGAGCAGAGATACCCCTGGGGCCCG CGACGGAGACACAGACAGCATCAGCACCATGGTGGTCCATGACGTGGAGGAGATCGCGGGGACCCAGACCCCCTATGGGGGCGGCACCATGGTGGTCCAGCGC ACTCCTGAAGAGGAACGCAGCCTGCTGCACGCGGACAGCAACGGCTACACCAACCTGCCCGATGTGGTCCAGCCCAGCCACTCGCCCACCGAGAGCGGCAAAGGTCAAAGCCCCCCATCCAAGGAGGGAGGCAGCGAC taCCAGTCTCGTGGGCTGGTAAAGGCCCCTGGCAAGAGCTCGTTCACGATGTTTGTGGACCTAGGGATCTACCAGCCCGGAGGCAGTGGGGATACCATCCCCATCACAG CCCTGGTCGGGGGAGAGGGCGGTCGGCTTGATCAGCTCCAGTACGACGTGCGGAAAGGCTCCGTGGTCAACGTGAACCCCACCAACACCCGGGCCCACAGCGAGACCCCCGAGATCCGGAAATACAAGAAGCGATTCAATTCCGAGATCCTCTGTGCGGCCCTTTGGG GCGTCAACCTGCTGGTGGGCACCGAGAACGGTCTGATGCTGCTGGACCGAAGCGGGCAGGGCAAGGTGTACGGGCTCATCGGGCGGCGGCGCTTCCAGCAAATGGACGTGCTGGAGGGGCTCAACCTGCTCATCACCATCtcag GGAAAAGGAACAAGCTGCGGGTGTATTACCTGTCTTGGCTCCGGAACAAGATTCTGCACAACGATCCGGAAGTGGAGAAGAAGCAGGGCTGGACCACTGTGGGCGACATGGAGGGCTGCGGGCACTACCGCGTGG tgAAATACGAGCGCATTAAGTTCCTGGTCATCGCCCTGAAGAGCTCCGTGGAGGTGTATGCCTGGGCCCCCAAGCCCTACCACAAGTTCATGGCCTTCAAG TCCTTCGCCGACCTCCCTCACCGCCCTCTGCTGGTCGACCTGACCGTGGAGGAGGGTCAGCGGCTCAAGGTCATCTACGGTTCCAGTGCCGGTTTCCACGCTGTGGATGTCGACTCGGGGAACAGCTACGACATCTACATCCCCGTGCAT ATCCAGAGCCAGATCACGCCCCACGCCATCATCTTCCTCCCCAACACGGACGGCATGGAGATGCTGCTGTGCTACGAGGACGAGGGCGTGTACGTGAACACGTACGGGCGCATCATCAAAGACGTGGTGCTGCAGTGGGGAGAGATGCCCACCTCTGTGG cctACATCTGCTCCAACCAGATCATGGGCTGGGGCGAGAAGGCCATTGAGATCCGCTCTGTGGAGACGGGCCACCTGGACGGCGTCTTCATGCACAAACGAGCCCAGAGGCTTAAGTTCCTGTGTGAGCGGAACGACAAG GTGTTCTTTGCCTCTGTCCGCTCCGGGGGCAGCAGCCAGGTTTACTTCATGACCCTGAATCGGAACTGCATCATGAACTGGTGA
- the MINK1 gene encoding misshapen-like kinase 1 isoform X3 — MGDPAPARSLDDIDLSALRDPAGIFELVEVVGNGTYGQVYKGRHVKTGQLAAIKVMDVTEDEEEEIKQEINMLKKYSHHRNIATYYGAFIKKSPPGNDDQLWLVMEFCGAGSVTDLVKNTKGNALKEDCIAYICREILRGLAHLHAHKVIHRDIKGQNVLLTENAEVKLVDFGVSAQLDRTVGRRNTFIGTPYWMAPEVIACDENPDATYDYRSDIWSLGITAIEMAEGAPPLCDMHPMRALFLIPRNPPPRLKSKKWSKKFIDFIDTCLIKTYLSRPPTEQLLKFPFIRDQPTERQVRIQLKDHIDRSRKKRGEKEETEYEYSGSEEEDDSHGEEGEPSSIMNVPGESTLRREFLRLQQENKSNSEALKQQQQQRQQQDPEAHIKHLLHQRQRRIEEQKEERRRVEEQQRREREQRKLQEKEERRLEDMQALRREEERRQAEREQEYKRKQLEEQRQSERLQRQLQQEHAYLKSLQQQQQQQAPPTDRKPLYHYGRGVGPADKPAWAREVEERARMNKQQNSPLAKTKPGGAGPEPPVPQASPGPAGPLSQTPPMQRPVEPQEGPHKSLVAHRVPLKPYAAPVPRSQSLQDQPTRNLAAFPASHEPDPAVPTPAAAPGTRGAVIRQNSDPTSEGPGPSPNPPSWVRPDTETPPKVPQRTSSIATALNTSGAGGTRPAQAVRARPRSNSAWQIYLQRRAERGSPKPPGPPAQPPGPPNACSNPDLRRSDPGWERSEGALPSHGHLPQAGSLERNRVGASSKLDSSPVLSPGNKAKPDDHRSRPGRPADFVLLKERALDEAPRPPKKAMDYSSSSEEVESSEDEEESNGEPSEGSRDTPGARDGDTDSISTMVVHDVEEIAGTQTPYGGGTMVVQRTPEEERSLLHADSNGYTNLPDVVQPSHSPTESGKGQSPPSKEGGSDYQSRGLVKAPGKSSFTMFVDLGIYQPGGSGDTIPITALVGGEGGRLDQLQYDVRKGSVVNVNPTNTRAHSETPEIRKYKKRFNSEILCAALWGVNLLVGTENGLMLLDRSGQGKVYGLIGRRRFQQMDVLEGLNLLITISGKRNKLRVYYLSWLRNKILHNDPEVEKKQGWTTVGDMEGCGHYRVVKYERIKFLVIALKSSVEVYAWAPKPYHKFMAFKSFADLPHRPLLVDLTVEEGQRLKVIYGSSAGFHAVDVDSGNSYDIYIPVHIQSQITPHAIIFLPNTDGMEMLLCYEDEGVYVNTYGRIIKDVVLQWGEMPTSVAYICSNQIMGWGEKAIEIRSVETGHLDGVFMHKRAQRLKFLCERNDKVFFASVRSGGSSQVYFMTLNRNCIMNW; from the exons GACCCCGCTGGAATCTTTGAACTGGTGGAGGTTGTGGGCAATGGAACTTACGGGCAGGTGTACAAG GGTCGGCACGTCAAGACTGGGCAGCTGGCTGCCATCAAGGTCATGGACGTCACGGAG gacgaggaggaggagatcAAGCAGGAGATCAACATGCTAAAGAAGTACTCTCACCACCGCAACATCGCCACCTACTACGGGGCCTTCATAAAGAAGAGCCCCCCCGGAAACGACGACCAGCTCTGG CTGGTGATGGAGTTCTGCGGCGCTGGCTCCGTGACAGACCTGGTGAAGAACACAAAAGGGAACGCCCTGAAGGAGGACTGTATCGCCTACATCTGCAGGGAGATCCTCCGG GGCCTAGCCCATCTCCACGCCCACAAGGTGATCCATCGAGACATCAAGGGGCAGAACGTGCTGCTGACAGAGAACGCCGAGGTCAAGCTGG TGGATTTTGGCGTGAGTGCTCAGCTGGACCGTACTGTGGGCAGGCGGAACACTTTCATCGGAACCCCCTACTGGATGGCCCCGGAGGTCATCGCCTGTGACGAGAACCCTGATGCCACCTACGATTACAGG AGTGACATCTGGTCTCTAGGAATCACAGCCATCGAGATGGCAGAGGGAGCCCCCC CTCTGTGTGACATGCACCCCATGCGAGCCCTCTTCCTCATCCCACGGAACCCACCCCCCAGACTCAAGTCCAAGAAATG GTCTAAGAAGTTCATCGACTTCATCGACACGTGTCTCATCAAAACCTACCTGAGCCGCCCACCCACGGAACAGCTGCTCAAGTTCCCCTTCATCCGTGACCAGCCCACGGAGCGCCAGGTCCGCATCCAGCTCAAGGACCACATCGACCGCTCCCGCAAGAAGCGAGGCGAGAAGG AGGAGACGGAGTATGAGTACAGTGGCAGCGAGGAGGAAGACGACAGCCATGGAGAGGAGGGGGAGCCGAG ctccaTCATGAACGTGCCCGGGGAGTCCACCCTGCGCCGGGAGTTTCTCCGGCTCCAGCAGGAGAATAAGAGCAACTCGGAGGCtctgaagcagcagcagcagcagcggcagcagcaggacCCCGAGGCGCACATCAAGCATCTCCTGCACCAGCGCCAGCGGCGCAtcgaggagcagaaggaggagcgGCGGCGCGTGGAGGAG CAACAGCGGCGGGAGCGGGAGCAGCGGAAGCTGCAGGAGAAGGAGGAGCGGCGGCTGGAGGACATGCAGGCGCTGCGGCGGGAGGAGGAGCGGCGGCAGGCGGAGCGCGAGCAG GAGTACAAGCGGAAGCAGCTGGAGGAGCAGCGGCAGTCCGAGCGCCTGCAGAGGCAGCTGCAGCAGGAGCACGCCTACCTCAAGtccctgcagcagcagcagcagcagcaggcccCGCCCACAGACCGGAAGCCGCTGTATCACTACGGCCGGGGCGTCGGTCCCGCGGACAAGCCCGCCTGGGCGCGCGAG GTGGAAGAGAGAGCGAGGATGAACAAACAGCAGAACTCTCCCCTGGCCAAAACCAAGCCCGGCGGCGCAGGGCCTGAGCCCCCCGTCCCCCAGGCCTCCCCCGGGCCCGCGGGCCCCCTTTCCCAAACTCCTCCTATGCAGAGGCCGGTGGAGCCCCAGGAGGGACCGCACAAG AGCCTGGTGGCACACCGGGTCCCACTGAAGCCATATGCAGCGCCCGTACCCCGATCCCAGTCCCTGCAGGACCAGCCCACCCGAAACCTGGCTGCCTTCCCGGCCTCCCACGAGCCCGACCCTGCCGTCCCCACACCCGCTGCCGCGCCCGGCACCCGAGGAGCGGTCATCCGCCAGAATTCAGATCCCACCTCGGAAGGGCCTGGCCCCAGCCCGAACCCCCCATCCTGGGTCCGGCCGGACACTGAGACCCCACCCAAG GTGCCTCAGAGGACCTCGTCCATCGCCACTGCCCTTAACACCAGTGGGGCCGGAGGGACCCGGCCGGCTCAGGCCGTCCGTGCCAG ACCTCGCAGCAACTCCGCCTGGCAAATCTATCTGCAAAGGCGGGCCGAGCGGGGCTCCCCCAAGCCTCCGGGGCCCCCCGCTCAGCCCCCTGGTCCACCCAACGCCTGTAG TAACCCCGACCTCAGGAGGAGCGACCCTGGCTGGGAACGCTCGGAAGGTGCCCTCCCCTCGCACGGGCACCTGCCCCAGGCCGGCTCGCTGGAGCGGAACCGCGTGGGAG CCTCCTCCAAGCTGGATAGCTCCCCAGTGCTCTCCCCTGGGAACAAAGCCAAGCCTGATGACCACCGCTCCCGGCCGGGCCGGCCCGCA GACTTCGTGCTCCTGAAGGAGCGGGCCCTGGACGAGGCCCCGCGGCCTCCCAAGAAGGCCATGGACTACTCGTCTTCCAGCGAGGAGGTGGAGAGCAGCGAGGACGAGGAAGAAAGCAATGGCGAGCCATCAGAGGGGAGCAGAGATACCCCTGGGGCCCG CGACGGAGACACAGACAGCATCAGCACCATGGTGGTCCATGACGTGGAGGAGATCGCGGGGACCCAGACCCCCTATGGGGGCGGCACCATGGTGGTCCAGCGC ACTCCTGAAGAGGAACGCAGCCTGCTGCACGCGGACAGCAACGGCTACACCAACCTGCCCGATGTGGTCCAGCCCAGCCACTCGCCCACCGAGAGCGGCAAAGGTCAAAGCCCCCCATCCAAGGAGGGAGGCAGCGAC taCCAGTCTCGTGGGCTGGTAAAGGCCCCTGGCAAGAGCTCGTTCACGATGTTTGTGGACCTAGGGATCTACCAGCCCGGAGGCAGTGGGGATACCATCCCCATCACAG CCCTGGTCGGGGGAGAGGGCGGTCGGCTTGATCAGCTCCAGTACGACGTGCGGAAAGGCTCCGTGGTCAACGTGAACCCCACCAACACCCGGGCCCACAGCGAGACCCCCGAGATCCGGAAATACAAGAAGCGATTCAATTCCGAGATCCTCTGTGCGGCCCTTTGGG GCGTCAACCTGCTGGTGGGCACCGAGAACGGTCTGATGCTGCTGGACCGAAGCGGGCAGGGCAAGGTGTACGGGCTCATCGGGCGGCGGCGCTTCCAGCAAATGGACGTGCTGGAGGGGCTCAACCTGCTCATCACCATCtcag GGAAAAGGAACAAGCTGCGGGTGTATTACCTGTCTTGGCTCCGGAACAAGATTCTGCACAACGATCCGGAAGTGGAGAAGAAGCAGGGCTGGACCACTGTGGGCGACATGGAGGGCTGCGGGCACTACCGCGTGG tgAAATACGAGCGCATTAAGTTCCTGGTCATCGCCCTGAAGAGCTCCGTGGAGGTGTATGCCTGGGCCCCCAAGCCCTACCACAAGTTCATGGCCTTCAAG TCCTTCGCCGACCTCCCTCACCGCCCTCTGCTGGTCGACCTGACCGTGGAGGAGGGTCAGCGGCTCAAGGTCATCTACGGTTCCAGTGCCGGTTTCCACGCTGTGGATGTCGACTCGGGGAACAGCTACGACATCTACATCCCCGTGCAT ATCCAGAGCCAGATCACGCCCCACGCCATCATCTTCCTCCCCAACACGGACGGCATGGAGATGCTGCTGTGCTACGAGGACGAGGGCGTGTACGTGAACACGTACGGGCGCATCATCAAAGACGTGGTGCTGCAGTGGGGAGAGATGCCCACCTCTGTGG cctACATCTGCTCCAACCAGATCATGGGCTGGGGCGAGAAGGCCATTGAGATCCGCTCTGTGGAGACGGGCCACCTGGACGGCGTCTTCATGCACAAACGAGCCCAGAGGCTTAAGTTCCTGTGTGAGCGGAACGACAAG GTGTTCTTTGCCTCTGTCCGCTCCGGGGGCAGCAGCCAGGTTTACTTCATGACCCTGAATCGGAACTGCATCATGAACTGGTGA
- the MINK1 gene encoding misshapen-like kinase 1 isoform X7, with the protein MGDPAPARSLDDIDLSALRDPAGIFELVEVVGNGTYGQVYKGRHVKTGQLAAIKVMDVTEDEEEEIKQEINMLKKYSHHRNIATYYGAFIKKSPPGNDDQLWLVMEFCGAGSVTDLVKNTKGNALKEDCIAYICREILRGLAHLHAHKVIHRDIKGQNVLLTENAEVKLVDFGVSAQLDRTVGRRNTFIGTPYWMAPEVIACDENPDATYDYRSDIWSLGITAIEMAEGAPPLCDMHPMRALFLIPRNPPPRLKSKKWSKKFIDFIDTCLIKTYLSRPPTEQLLKFPFIRDQPTERQVRIQLKDHIDRSRKKRGEKEETEYEYSGSEEEDDSHGEEGEPSSIMNVPGESTLRREFLRLQQENKSNSEALKQQQQQRQQQDPEAHIKHLLHQRQRRIEEQKEERRRVEEQQRREREQRKLQEKEERRLEDMQALRREEERRQAEREQEYIRHRLEEEQRQLEILQQQLLQEQALLLEYKRKQLEEQRQSERLQRQLQQEHAYLKSLQQQQQQQAPPTDRKPLYHYGRGVGPADKPAWAREVEERARMNKQQNSPLAKTKPGGAGPEPPVPQASPGPAGPLSQTPPMQRPVEPQEGPHKSLVAHRVPLKPYAAPVPRSQSLQDQPTRNLAAFPASHEPDPAVPTPAAAPGTRGAVIRQNSDPTSEGPGPSPNPPSWVRPDTETPPKVPQRTSSIATALNTSGAGGTRPAQAVRASAPAPPPAPLCSLHRPRSNSAWQIYLQRRAERGSPKPPGPPAQPPGPPNACSNPDLRRSDPGWERSEGALPSHGHLPQAGSLERNRVGASSKLDSSPVLSPGNKAKPDDHRSRPGRPASYKRAIGEDFVLLKERALDEAPRPPKKAMDYSSSSEEVESSEDEEESNGEPSEGSRDTPGARDGDTDSISTMVVHDVEEIAGTQTPYGGGTMVVQRTPEEERSLLHADSNGYTNLPDVVQPSHSPTESGKGQSPPSKEGGSDYQSRGLVKAPGKSSFTMFVDLGIYQPGGSGDTIPITALVGGEGGRLDQLQYDVRKGSVVNVNPTNTRAHSETPEIRKYKKRFNSEILCAALWGLPLQASTCWWAPRTV; encoded by the exons GACCCCGCTGGAATCTTTGAACTGGTGGAGGTTGTGGGCAATGGAACTTACGGGCAGGTGTACAAG GGTCGGCACGTCAAGACTGGGCAGCTGGCTGCCATCAAGGTCATGGACGTCACGGAG gacgaggaggaggagatcAAGCAGGAGATCAACATGCTAAAGAAGTACTCTCACCACCGCAACATCGCCACCTACTACGGGGCCTTCATAAAGAAGAGCCCCCCCGGAAACGACGACCAGCTCTGG CTGGTGATGGAGTTCTGCGGCGCTGGCTCCGTGACAGACCTGGTGAAGAACACAAAAGGGAACGCCCTGAAGGAGGACTGTATCGCCTACATCTGCAGGGAGATCCTCCGG GGCCTAGCCCATCTCCACGCCCACAAGGTGATCCATCGAGACATCAAGGGGCAGAACGTGCTGCTGACAGAGAACGCCGAGGTCAAGCTGG TGGATTTTGGCGTGAGTGCTCAGCTGGACCGTACTGTGGGCAGGCGGAACACTTTCATCGGAACCCCCTACTGGATGGCCCCGGAGGTCATCGCCTGTGACGAGAACCCTGATGCCACCTACGATTACAGG AGTGACATCTGGTCTCTAGGAATCACAGCCATCGAGATGGCAGAGGGAGCCCCCC CTCTGTGTGACATGCACCCCATGCGAGCCCTCTTCCTCATCCCACGGAACCCACCCCCCAGACTCAAGTCCAAGAAATG GTCTAAGAAGTTCATCGACTTCATCGACACGTGTCTCATCAAAACCTACCTGAGCCGCCCACCCACGGAACAGCTGCTCAAGTTCCCCTTCATCCGTGACCAGCCCACGGAGCGCCAGGTCCGCATCCAGCTCAAGGACCACATCGACCGCTCCCGCAAGAAGCGAGGCGAGAAGG AGGAGACGGAGTATGAGTACAGTGGCAGCGAGGAGGAAGACGACAGCCATGGAGAGGAGGGGGAGCCGAG ctccaTCATGAACGTGCCCGGGGAGTCCACCCTGCGCCGGGAGTTTCTCCGGCTCCAGCAGGAGAATAAGAGCAACTCGGAGGCtctgaagcagcagcagcagcagcggcagcagcaggacCCCGAGGCGCACATCAAGCATCTCCTGCACCAGCGCCAGCGGCGCAtcgaggagcagaaggaggagcgGCGGCGCGTGGAGGAG CAACAGCGGCGGGAGCGGGAGCAGCGGAAGCTGCAGGAGAAGGAGGAGCGGCGGCTGGAGGACATGCAGGCGCTGCGGCGGGAGGAGGAGCGGCGGCAGGCGGAGCGCGAGCAG gaATATATTCGTCACAGGCTAGAGGAGGAGCAGCGACAGCTCGAGATCCTTCAGCAACAGCTGCTCCAGGAACAGGCCCTGCTGCTG GAGTACAAGCGGAAGCAGCTGGAGGAGCAGCGGCAGTCCGAGCGCCTGCAGAGGCAGCTGCAGCAGGAGCACGCCTACCTCAAGtccctgcagcagcagcagcagcagcaggcccCGCCCACAGACCGGAAGCCGCTGTATCACTACGGCCGGGGCGTCGGTCCCGCGGACAAGCCCGCCTGGGCGCGCGAG GTGGAAGAGAGAGCGAGGATGAACAAACAGCAGAACTCTCCCCTGGCCAAAACCAAGCCCGGCGGCGCAGGGCCTGAGCCCCCCGTCCCCCAGGCCTCCCCCGGGCCCGCGGGCCCCCTTTCCCAAACTCCTCCTATGCAGAGGCCGGTGGAGCCCCAGGAGGGACCGCACAAG AGCCTGGTGGCACACCGGGTCCCACTGAAGCCATATGCAGCGCCCGTACCCCGATCCCAGTCCCTGCAGGACCAGCCCACCCGAAACCTGGCTGCCTTCCCGGCCTCCCACGAGCCCGACCCTGCCGTCCCCACACCCGCTGCCGCGCCCGGCACCCGAGGAGCGGTCATCCGCCAGAATTCAGATCCCACCTCGGAAGGGCCTGGCCCCAGCCCGAACCCCCCATCCTGGGTCCGGCCGGACACTGAGACCCCACCCAAG GTGCCTCAGAGGACCTCGTCCATCGCCACTGCCCTTAACACCAGTGGGGCCGGAGGGACCCGGCCGGCTCAGGCCGTCCGTGCCAG cgcccccgccccgcccccggcaccCCTGTGCTCCCTCCACAGACCTCGCAGCAACTCCGCCTGGCAAATCTATCTGCAAAGGCGGGCCGAGCGGGGCTCCCCCAAGCCTCCGGGGCCCCCCGCTCAGCCCCCTGGTCCACCCAACGCCTGTAG TAACCCCGACCTCAGGAGGAGCGACCCTGGCTGGGAACGCTCGGAAGGTGCCCTCCCCTCGCACGGGCACCTGCCCCAGGCCGGCTCGCTGGAGCGGAACCGCGTGGGAG CCTCCTCCAAGCTGGATAGCTCCCCAGTGCTCTCCCCTGGGAACAAAGCCAAGCCTGATGACCACCGCTCCCGGCCGGGCCGGCCCGCA AGCTATAAGCGTGCCATCGGCGAG GACTTCGTGCTCCTGAAGGAGCGGGCCCTGGACGAGGCCCCGCGGCCTCCCAAGAAGGCCATGGACTACTCGTCTTCCAGCGAGGAGGTGGAGAGCAGCGAGGACGAGGAAGAAAGCAATGGCGAGCCATCAGAGGGGAGCAGAGATACCCCTGGGGCCCG CGACGGAGACACAGACAGCATCAGCACCATGGTGGTCCATGACGTGGAGGAGATCGCGGGGACCCAGACCCCCTATGGGGGCGGCACCATGGTGGTCCAGCGC ACTCCTGAAGAGGAACGCAGCCTGCTGCACGCGGACAGCAACGGCTACACCAACCTGCCCGATGTGGTCCAGCCCAGCCACTCGCCCACCGAGAGCGGCAAAGGTCAAAGCCCCCCATCCAAGGAGGGAGGCAGCGAC taCCAGTCTCGTGGGCTGGTAAAGGCCCCTGGCAAGAGCTCGTTCACGATGTTTGTGGACCTAGGGATCTACCAGCCCGGAGGCAGTGGGGATACCATCCCCATCACAG CCCTGGTCGGGGGAGAGGGCGGTCGGCTTGATCAGCTCCAGTACGACGTGCGGAAAGGCTCCGTGGTCAACGTGAACCCCACCAACACCCGGGCCCACAGCGAGACCCCCGAGATCCGGAAATACAAGAAGCGATTCAATTCCGAGATCCTCTGTGCGGCCCTTTGGG GGCTCCCGTTGCAGGCGTCAACCTGCTGGTGGGCACCGAGAACGGTCTGA